The DNA segment AAGGTTTTGGAGAAAGATGCTTAAATTTCACTTcattgatgattgcatgagagcatttgaattgctcaaattcaagtttacaactactcccattatcaGTGCTCTTAATTGGagcattccttttgagctcatgtgttatgctagtgatgtagcagttggagcagttttggggcaacgtacCAACAAAATTTTTCATCttgtctactatgctagtaagaccatgaatgatgctcaagtcaaTTACACCGTTACCAAAAAAGAGCTCATCTTCATTGTGTTTGATATTGAGAAGTTTCGcctgtacttgatgggtgcaaaagtgattgtccacacggatcatacGGCACTTCGTTATCTTATGGGCAAGAAAGACTCCAAAGCCcggttaatgagatgggtgcttttgttgcaagagtttgatatagacatccaagatagtaaagggagtgaaaatcaagtggcggaccacttgtctcgtttggaggaggaggggaggccgcatgatggccttgaaatcaatgatatttttcctgatgagcaactcttggctatttcaatgaaagaggtgtcATGGTTCGCGGacctagcaaattttcttgtaagTGGTATCATctcggatgagttctcttcaaaccaaagaaaaaaactcaaacgggattgtcaagactattattggtCTGCGGTAACAACTGAAGGAATTGGATCTCGTCTGTTTGCATTATTCGAAGACCCTGATATTCCCCTTTTTGAGTTCCGTCATAACCTGGTCCTGCcgtgtgagatggcctagaatgattgcATGTTGTTCTCACATGACCCTCATCGCATCCATGACATGTTCCTCATTAGCATCATCGAGAGTTGTATCCCGAACCTGTCAAAGGTACTGCATGTCATGCACCGATGTGGCATCATTCTCCTCATTGCGGGTATCACTAattgaatcctcgaaatgaggcGGATCCCCTCAAATTTTAGAGTTGTGCATGTCGCTAgcagtgttatctgccattttttatgatttttttctaagacaaaataatcaaatcgcattagtaaaaaaggcaaagatcaatttaattgcacggcTGTCTTGGCCCCgtgatgggcgccaaactgtttacccgtaaaatggtagagttgaatttatacgtgatttctagacaagtgaattaactTGATCCagaaataatacaataattgaagaaatgtatAATATTTAGCTTTGAAATATATATGAAAACAGTAGAGATGGCAATTCTTGGAACAGTGTTTCCGGGTACAACGAGGATGAGatcaaaaaacaagaaaataaaattgtataaagctttgtatagaatagaGTGTAGGTTTAGCCAGAtaattcgtgtcctttacaatgataactgagctcactatttatagctatgtctaggaATTCCTAGGATCAtgtcctcctttaatgtcaattataagGGTCATTGGTGAAGACGTAACGGtaaacataaatgccaaattctctgtaacggaccgtcactcttaatgctgcagaatattcccTATTAAATGCTACCAGACGCAGAGTATTTAAcacacctttatgaacgttatcctttcCGGTGACAAGCGTAATAACTACGTTCGGTCTTCGGTCATTCCTGTCTTGAGTTCCACATGTCCTCTCTTTAAACGtacacgtgtcatatcatatttcaccctataTAAATACAAATTATAACTTCCATCATACTATACTCTCCAAAGAGCAATTGTCTCCGACCCTGACTAGTATGTATATTTTGCCATTTCAAAATGTCAACGATGGATGATAGTGCGATTAAAAAATTAACGTAAGATATTCTAATAGAACCAACGTTTCTTGCACTCACGTCATAATTCAAGTTATACTGATGTGATGTATGTTATAGATAGCTGACTTTTGTTTGTCTCTATTTTATTTGTGAATGAGAAGATAACTTACAAAATTGGTTCACCTTTTCACATAGAGTATATAAAACAATTGCACATATAAAAAACTGTGGATATCTATCTTCCCTTATTTGGTTACGGATAAAAAAGGAAGGGAAATAAAGAGAAAATGTTCTTTTCAAAAAGCCGTACGGATCATAAGTGGAAAGCATTAGCTAATTTGTTTCAAAAATATATTTCCCTTAGTATCTAAAATAATAAGGAACAGCTCAtgtagttttttttcttctttttctggaTTTATTAAAATACTGTACTCCGTCCGTAGCACTACATGTAAAAGAGTTTGATTGAGTGagaagtttaagaaagaaagaccggttatttttctaacttttcattttattcttttttttaaaaaaattgtaatttttatttttttaggaaagcTTGAGCTTTTGGTCAAACATGTTTGTTGTTCCAGTACTTGTACAATACCCTTTTAATTCATGGTTCACGTGCAGAAATAAGTCAATGGAGTTCGTGGATTTACCTAGGTCAATTTATGGGCTAATCAATAAAGAATTTTTATCTTCGAAACCCATTGGAAAGGACAGTGCAAGAGAAATCATACAAAAATGATCGAATCTTCAGACGCCCTAAAAAGGATATGAGGTGCTAGGAATTATGGTTGAAGTAGTTGAATAGAAGGATCACTATGACTATAGCCCTTAATAAGTTTATCAAGGACAAAAATGATTTATTTGATATTACGGAGGAaccctattttctttttttagagaTTAAAGTCACGTgcctaccaaaaaaaaaaaaagcttagaTCGTGTTTTCCTCTTTCACCGTTTGTGTCAAATTCATATATCCCCACCATTAATAACCTCCCagaacttcttttcttttctagacAGATTACCAGTCACCCtttctaaaatttaattaaaaacaaTAATTCTGGTTATATAATTGCAAAACCAAAAAAAGAGACCCCCCACCCCACCCAAGTACTCCAAACGAAATCAGAATTTAGAGTTTATGAATTTTAACAATGATCTCAAATTAACACTAATAATAGTTGGATTTACGATCAAATATTTATAAGTATTTAGTGAATTTCTAACTATATGCACAAAGTTTGGCAAAGATTACTGAATTCACGCCAACTCTTAGCCGACCCTCTAGATCCGTCCCCGTTAACTCAAGAGAAGCAGAAAGAGAAAGAATTCTGGTAAGATCCGTCGTGCTTcaatcagaaaaagaaaaatatggatCATCATCCATGACACTTCTATGTAAACATGTAGAGAAAGGAGAAAATATCGAAAATATCGAGAATGgagaaaatattgatcaaagGAAATATTCTTATCAAGAAAGAAGCTAATCCAAAGTAGATGTTCGAAATTGTGAGATACAGTCAAGCATCTCTATAACAGCATTCTTATATAAtagatttttattataaaagacAAGCTTTACTTCACTATAACAGCCAAAAGATATCGGAACAAATGAGACTTGTTATAAAAATGTTTGACAGTATTTTCAATGTCACTCTCTCGACATGCATAGGCTAGCTGCGCACGCCAATGCAAATATTTACATATTGTCAATTACCCCAATTGCTTCAAGTATCTGACTTTGgttataaattataaaatacTTGCAAAGAAAGAGATTGAACAGTTggaaataagataaaataatataAGTCGTCTTTCCTGTTAATCTTAATCAAAGAAGTAAAAGATGCCTTGTTGCTAGTGAACTTAAGGCCATTGTCCATTGTAGAATAAATATCGAAGTATATACGAATGTCAAGGCACAAATCTTGTGAACCGTTTGTAATTTATATGCCAGCGTTTTTTAAGTATGTTAACGTTAGTCTAACTCAATCCCAAAAGTTagtttttgaagtgaaaattatcctagaccatatatatatatataaaaggagaagaatTATGCATCCCACAATCAATGTGGGACTTTTAACATTGGCGCCTAGATACCTAAGACTTGACATTTGAAGCATGGATGATGTTAAGAAATAGACCTTAGATCTAATTCGATACAGAAGCTAACTTTAAAAGTGAGGTTGTCCAAAATTATATAACGAGACGAATTATCCATCTCAAAACCGACATGAGACTTCGAACAAAGTAAACTTTAGCCAGAGAAAGAGATGTGTTATAGAGTTTGTAATATTGGAGTGAAATAATAGTATATTCTCAGGTACCATGAGTTAAAATAAATTTACTTAAAGAATTAATATTCAAGTACCTTGAGTAAAATATGATTTCAAGAATTATTTTGAGGTATGCGAGTGAAATAATTGGTAATATGCTTAGCTTAGCTTGTTGTATTGCAGAAGAGCATTGTGAGCATTGTCTGCTAACCCAAGAGACAGACAATCACTCTTTTGAGATAATAAtagggaaaaattaaaaaaaatagcaagatttacaactggtaattgaaaaatagccacaatttcaaaagcaGTGTTTTTGAGAGCGAGAAGCGAAAAAAAGCGACAGGGGCTTGCCTCGCTTCAAAAGCGAAGCGCACGCTTCATTGAAGTGAAGCGCGATTCTTAAAAAACATAATGTAAACCTTGCAAAGACACAACaaaaatacataatcaaataaactgaaaatatatataataattaattttataaactaaaatatatatatatatatatatatatatatatatatatatatatatatatatatatatatatatatatatatatatatatatatatatatatatatatatatatatatatatatatatatatatatatatatatatatatgtataataataattaattttataaactgaaatacatataaaattaatcaaataaactgaaaatataacatatatataataattaattttataaactgaaatacacattaaaaaaatcaaataaactgaaaaatataacatatatatataataattaattttataaattaaaatacatattaaaattaataaacaagaagaataaaaagggaagaaaaagaaaaaaaaaacaacgcaTGCCCTAGCTGTGCAGACGCTGGACGAGAAAAactgaaaaagagaagagaagaagaagaaggaagaaagaaggaagaagaaagaaaaaaagataaaatacctTAGGGTGAGCAGACGCCTGGACgggaataagaagaagaaagaaggaagaaaaaagaagaaagaaaaaaaggagaagaagaagaaagaagaaaaaagaaaaaaagaagaaaaattacctGGAGGAAGTCTCTGGCGACTGAAACCCTAGCAGCAGCAATTGATTTTGCGAAGAAGAGAGAAATGGTCGATCAATTTGGTCTTAGGGGTCTGTTTTGTATAATAAAACAACATacccaaactttttttttttaaaactgacCCCTTTCGACTGAAGCGAGCGCTTCTGCGCTTCACGCTTCAAAGTCGCTTCGCGCTTCTTCGACTGAAGCGAGCGCTTCATCTGGTCGAGTCGCCTCAGGCATGGAAAAGCGAGCAACCATCGCTTCGCGTCGCTTCTCGCTTAAAGCGACGAAGCGATCGCTTTTTAAAACACTGTTCAAAAGTAATCTAAATTTatccatttttcatgtaaagataaaatctgaacaaaaatacccttaaaacCCCGAAAATATTCTAGCGTAATATGCTGGAGCTAGAGTTCGGATTTTTTTACTATGAGCTTCCAGCATAAtgtgctggaatttcataatatgttggagttccaacataatatgcgggAAATTTATATACAGGAGTTCTATAATCtcacatattatgctggaactttccgtgtgttggaattccaacataatatgctgaaagtttatatgcaggagctccataatcccgcatattatgctggaactttccatgatggagttccaatataatatgttAGGAGTTTTCTACGCAAGAGCTCCATAATcccgcatattatgctggatcttttcgtgtttcagcaaaacaatgactattttttaatgattttgcaaacgctggctatttttcgaTTACTAGTCCGAAAACAggctagcccatgctattttcACACCGTAATGGTATCACGCTCAagccttcttcttcatttttcttctatttctatATTCTTGTCTCTTTTCCGCCTCTCTATCAGAAATTTTCTAACAATACGTTCAGAAACAGAATATAGAAATGAAAAAGGTACGGAAAAGGAAAATAAGTCGGCTGAAATTTGGTTGACTTAATATATACTAGTATATCAGAAGACTATGTCTAACATAAAGATAATGGTGTGCATTAATTTCAGATGATAATTAACAACTTGCCAACTTATCACAGACAGCTTCAAACACCATTACCTATATGCAAATTTAGTTATGACTATCAATCCATAACTTAAAGTAGTAAGCTTGTTGACATGATACAAAGGTATATGCTCATTATATTCTGGAGATGATTCTGTTTTATATGAAATAGTATTAGTGAGATAACTCTTATAAATAGTTGGCATTTACCAAAGCTTAATAATCAATTCATATCTCTATTCCATCAGTTCTCTCCTAAATTCATAAGGTGTACAATCTTCTGAAGAAGGTAATTTCCAATCAAAGAAACTTAAGTAGTTTTGCATTTTTGATTTGGCATTaggattttctttactttttttccTAAATATCACATGCaattaggggtggcaaacgggAGGGTCGGGTCGGATATAAGCGAGTCGAAACCGGGTAATtcaaaaaacggataaattatccggcCTGACCCGCATTTGAGACGGATAAAAAACGAGTTATccgacggataatatggatatccatattatccatggcttcttgaatatgatcacctATGGGAGAGTTCCTAGTCTTCCAAACTTGAGGAatcccccaatttgaggctttacaaaatgtaaaagttaaacacattagttatctattggttatccatttggttaaccattttctaagtagataatatggttcttatccatattcgacccgtttttaaaaagtttattatcaaacccattttttaatggataatatgggtggataattattttcttttaatcattTTGCCACCTCTACATGCAATAGACATTCACCCTACTGGATTCACGTTAATCCGTAATCAAGCCTCTAGATTGCCCCAGCATTTCAATACTTTGCATCCTTATTACTACAAATTAAGCTATAAAAATTGagtcgtggaaacagcctcttgcagaaatatagggtaagactgcgtacaatagaccctagTACCCCGACCATTCCCCGGCCCCGCacatagcaggagcttagtgcaccgggctgccctttaagCTGTAAAAATTGACTATGCTATTCTGTAATAATTTTACTATGTATTTGGTTTCTCTTGTTTCTGTTATTTAAGTGTTTCTATTTTCATTGATAACTTCGAAAAGATACATAGTAGTAGCTAAATTAACATTGAATCCAAGAATTATTTTCTACCTAAAATTCATTGACTGAAAAGAAAGTTGCAGTAACTGTGACGTTTGAAGACTAAAAGAGTCAAGATTATACAAAGAAATTCTTTTTATGGCTAATTCAATTTATTGAATTAATGTTGTGTCTTAAAATGCAgataatcttgaactgttggaaCAAGAAGCAATTTTAGCAATGTCTGCAGATAACAATCTACAAGTGCTTAATGCACTTGATGTGGCCAAGACTCAACTCTACCATTTCACCACAATTGTTATTGCTGGAATGGGATTTTTCACTGATGCCTATGATCTCTTCAGCATTTCACTTGTAACCAAATTACTTGGGCGTTTATACTACACCAAGCCAGAGTTATTGAAGCCCGGAACACTCCCTCCGACCGTCTCAGCGTCGGTCACAGGTGTTGCCCTTGTCGGCACCCTCGCCGGCCAGCTTTTCTTCGGCTGGCTCGGTGACAAGATGGGCCGAAAAACGGTCTATGGTATGACTTTGATTATCATGGTTTTGTGTTCCGTTGCATCAGGGCTCTCCTTTGGGAGTACTCCTAAGGGTGTTATGGCCACTCTCTGTTTCTTCAGGTTTTGGCTTGGATTTGGCATCGGTGGCGATTACCCTTTATCAGCCACGATTATGTCCGAATACGCAAACAAGAAAACCCGTGGCGCCTTCATTGCTGCTGTCTTCGCTATGCAAGGTTTTGGAATTTTGTTCAGCGGGATAATTGCACTTATTGTGTCAGCTGGATTTGATCATGCTTATAACGTCCCAAGTTTCCAAGAAAATCCAGCTCTTTCTACTGTGCCACAAGCCGACTACATTTGGCGTATAATTCTCATGTTCGGAGCATTACCAGCTGGCCTCACTTACTACTGGCGCATGAAGATGCCCGAAACAGCCCGATACACAGCTCTCGTGGCGAAAGACGCAAAAAGAGCCGCACAGGACATGGGGAGGGTGCTACAAGTTGAAATTGATCCCGAGGATGCAAAAATCGAACAAATGTCTAGGGACGAAACCAATAAATTTGGTCTATTTTCATGGGAATTCGTTCGTCGCCACGGGCTGCACCTATTCGGCACAACTTCCACATGGTTCTTGTTGGACATTGCTTTCTATAGCCAGAATCTTTTCCAGAAAGATGTGTTCAGTGCAATTGGATGGATTCCACCAGCCAAAACCATGAATGCTGTTCAAGAAGTTTACAAGATTGCAAGAGCACAAACCTTGATTGCACTACTTAGTACAGTGCCAGGGTACTGGTTCACCGTGGCGTTCATCGATATCGTTGGAAGGTTCGCGATCCAATTGATGGGATTCTTCTTCATGACTGTATTCATGTTTGCCATTGCCATTCCCTACGATCATTGGACAAAGAAGGACAACCATATCGGGTTCGTTGCAATGTACGCCCTCACATTCTTCTTCGCGAACTTTGGGCCAAACGCAACCACATTCGTGGTCCCGGCTGAGATTTTCCCGGCCAGACTTCGATCAACATGTCATGGTATTTCTGCAGCTGCAGGTAAAGCCGGAGCTATAGTAGGAGCGTACGGATTCCTGTACGCTGCACAAAGCAAAGATCCAACGAAAACCGATGCAGGATACCCGGCGGGTATCGGCATAAAGAACTCGCTCATTGCCCTAGGGGCCATCAATGCTCTGGGAATGGTTTGTACCTTCTGTGTGCCAGAGTCCAAAGGAAAATCCCTGGAGGAAGCATCACAGGAAACTATAACTGAAGAATGAACAGGGAATGAATAGCCTCAAATGGATTTTGGAGGTAGACTTTGTGATGCTAATGCAGTTTTTT comes from the Nicotiana tabacum cultivar K326 chromosome 14, ASM71507v2, whole genome shotgun sequence genome and includes:
- the LOC107766149 gene encoding probable inorganic phosphate transporter 1-3 (The RefSeq protein has 1 substitution compared to this genomic sequence), producing MSADNNLQVLNALDVAKTQLYHFTTIVIAGMGFFTDAYDLFSISLVTKLLGRLYYTKPELLKPGTLPPTVSASVTGVALVGTLAGQLFFGWLGDKMGRKTVYGMTLIIMVLCSVASGLSFGSTPKGVMATLCFFRFWLGFGIGGDYPLSATIMSEYANKKTRGAFIAAVFAMQGFGILFSGIIALIVSAGFDHAYNVPSFQENPALSTVPQADYIWRIILMFGALPAGLTYYWRMKMPETARYTALVAKDAKRAAQDMGRVLQVEIDPEDAKIEQMSRDKTNKFGLFSWEFVRRHGLHLFGTTSTWFLLDIAFYSQNLFQKDVFSAIGWIPPAKTMNAVQEVYKIARAQTLIALLSTVPGYWFTVAFIDIVGRFAIQLMGFFFMTVFMFAIAIPYDHWTKKDNHIGFVAMYALTFFFANFGPNATTFVVPAEIFPARLRSTCHGISAAAGKAGAIVGAYGFLYAAQSKDPTKTDAGYPAGIGIKNSLIALGAINALGMVCTFCVPESKGKSLEEASQETITEE